From the genome of Geothrix sp. 21YS21S-4, one region includes:
- a CDS encoding enoyl-CoA hydratase-related protein, translating into MPFVLVEKADRIAWVTLNRPEKLNALNNEVLHELERVFADLEHDAEVGAVVVTGAGEKAFVAGADISELRSLDTAGARVQALRGQAVFQRIESLPKPVIAAVNGFALGGGCELALACHVRIASENARFGLPEVSLGIIPGYGGTQRLPRLVGKGVALDLILSGEMASAPDALRMGLVSRVVPQADLKATAEKLAKTILSRGPLALRSALAAVNEGIEMPQEQGLQYEAALFGLLAATQDMQEGMGAFLEKRQAQFKGL; encoded by the coding sequence ATGCCCTTCGTTCTCGTCGAGAAAGCCGACCGCATCGCCTGGGTCACGCTCAACCGGCCCGAAAAGCTCAACGCCTTGAACAATGAAGTTCTGCATGAGCTGGAGCGGGTCTTCGCGGACCTGGAGCACGACGCCGAGGTGGGCGCCGTGGTGGTCACCGGCGCCGGCGAGAAGGCCTTCGTGGCGGGTGCCGACATTTCCGAACTGAGAAGCCTCGACACCGCCGGCGCGCGGGTCCAGGCCCTCCGCGGCCAGGCGGTGTTCCAGCGCATCGAATCCCTGCCCAAGCCCGTGATCGCCGCGGTGAACGGCTTCGCCCTGGGCGGCGGATGCGAACTGGCCCTCGCCTGCCACGTCCGCATCGCCAGCGAGAACGCCCGCTTCGGACTGCCGGAAGTGAGCCTGGGGATCATCCCCGGCTACGGTGGCACACAGCGGCTTCCCCGGCTCGTGGGCAAGGGCGTGGCTCTAGACCTCATCCTCAGCGGCGAAATGGCCTCCGCCCCCGACGCCCTGCGCATGGGGCTGGTCAGCCGGGTGGTGCCCCAGGCGGATCTCAAGGCCACGGCCGAAAAACTGGCGAAGACCATCCTCTCCCGCGGTCCCCTGGCGCTGCGCAGCGCTCTGGCTGCGGTGAACGAGGGCATCGAGATGCCCCAGGAACAGGGACTCCAGTACGAGGCCGCCCTTTTCGGCCTGTTGGCCGCGACCCAGGACATGCAGGAAGGCATGGGCGCGTTCCTGGAGAAGCGGCAGGCGCAGTTCAAGGGCCTGTAG